Proteins from one Carassius gibelio isolate Cgi1373 ecotype wild population from Czech Republic chromosome A25, carGib1.2-hapl.c, whole genome shotgun sequence genomic window:
- the LOC127946743 gene encoding myoblast determination protein 1 homolog → MELSDISFPIPSADDFYDDPCFNTNDMHFFEDLDPRLVHVSLLKPDEHHLEDEHVRAPSGHHQAGRCLLWACKACKRKTTNADRRKAATMRERRRLSKVNDAFETLKRCTSNNPNQRLPKVEILRNAISYIESLQALLRGQEENYYPVLEHYSGDSDASSPRSNCSDGMMDFMGPTCQRRRNSYDSSYFSDTPNADARNTKSSVVSSLDCLSSIVERISTETPACPVLSVPEGHEGSPCSPQEGSVLSETGAPAPSPTNCPQQQAQDPIYQVL, encoded by the exons ATGGAGTTGTCGGATATTTCTTTCCCCATCCCATCAGCTGATGATTTCTACGACGACCCTTGCTTCAACACTAATGACATGCACTTCTTTGAAGACCTGGACCCCAGGCTCGTCCACGTGAGCCTGCTCAAGCCCGACGAGCATCATCTCGAGGACGAGCACGTGAGGGCGCCCAGCGGGCATCACCAGGCCGGCAGGTGCCTGCTGTGGGCATGCAAAGCCTGCAAGAGAAAAACCACCAACGCTGACCGCCGCAAAGCCGCCACCATGAGGGAGAGGAGAAGACTGAGCAAAGTCAACGACGCTTTCGAGACCCTCAAGAGGTGCACGTCCAACAACCCCAACCAGAGGCTGCCCAAAGTGGAGATCCTGAGAAACGCCATCAGTTACATCGAGTCTCTGCAGGCGCTGCTCAGAGGGCAAGAGGAAAACTACTACCCCGTCCTGGAACATTACAGCGGAGACTCCGACGCGTCCAGCCCGAGATCCAACTGCTCTGACGGCATG ATGGATTTCATGGGTCCCACATGTCAGAGAAGACGGAACAGTTATGACAGCTCTTACTTCAGCGACACGCCGAATG CTGACGCACGGAATACTAAAAGCTCGGTGGTGTCGAGTTTGGATTGTCTGTCCAGCATCGTGGAGCGCATCTCCACAGAGACCCCCGCGTGCCCCGTGCTGTCGGTACCGGAGGGGCACGAGGGGAGCCCGTGTTCTCCGCAGGAGGGGTCTGTCCTGAGTGAGACCGGGGCCCCCGCACCGTCCCCGACCAACTGCCCCCAACAGCAGGCTCAGGACCCCATCTATCAAGTGCTTTAA